The Solanum lycopersicum chromosome 6, SLM_r2.1 genome has a window encoding:
- the LOC101257267 gene encoding LOW QUALITY PROTEIN: ABC transporter C family member 10 (The sequence of the model RefSeq protein was modified relative to this genomic sequence to represent the inferred CDS: inserted 1 base in 1 codon; deleted 1 base in 1 codon; substituted 1 base at 1 genomic stop codon), with translation MKDIWTVFCGAPGCSNDNGKFCYPDFGSMTDPSSCINHVLIICCDVILLLIFLYNLFSKTSLRTTNIPARFQGFSRLQLISAIFNGFLGLLYLAFGFWILEDKVMKTHSSLPLHWWLLIMFHGMTWLLVSCTTSLRGKYFSRTPLKILSIFAFIFAGVTCGFSLFAAILVKRASLKIALDIFSSLGACLLLLCTYKELKEEDPIGNDLYAPLNGISKSNSISSVTPFAKDGFLSKISFWWLNPLMKKGKKKTLQDEDIPRLRESDCAESCYLIFEELLNKQKQVDPTSQPSVLKTIFICHRIEIIVSGFFALLKVVTVSVGPLLLNTFIQVAEGNASFRNEGLFFAILLFISKSLESLAQRQWYFRCRLIGLKVRSLLTAAIYRKQIRLSNASKLMHSSGEIMNYVTVDAYRIGEFPFWLHQTWTTTVQLCLVLIILFHAVGVATIASLVVIILTVLWNTPLAKLQHKFQTQLMVAQDDRLKAISEALVSMKVLRLYAWEAHFKNVIRILRQVEEKWLSAVQLRRSYNSFLFWSSPVLVSAATFGTCYFLGIPLXFTFVATLRLVQEPVRTAPDVIGVVIQAKVSFERIVKFLEASELEMRQKHIRSTNHAVLIKSANLSWEENPSRPTLRNINLEVKPGEKIAICGEVGLGKSYLLSAILGEVPSIQGTVQVYGTTAYVSQSAWIQTGTIQENILFGSPLDSQRYQQTLEKCSLFKDFEILPYGDLTEIGERGVNLSGGQKQRIQLARALYHDADIYLLDDPFSAVDAHTSTSLFNEYIMGALSGKTILLVTHQVDFLPAFNLVLLMSDGEILRSASYDQLLASSKEFQNLVNAHKETVGSERISEAFYSPRSDTCSREIKNKDSGEQPKTSGGDQLIKQEEREVGDTGFKSYVQYLNQNKGYLFFAIAVVSQLAFVASQILQNSWMAANVENPEVSTLRLISVYLLIGFVSTLFLLSRSLSTVLLGLQSSKSLFSQLLNSLFRAPMSFYDSTPLGRILSRVSSDLSIVDLDVPFYLIFAVASTTNFYSNFTVLGVVTWQVLLVSIPVVYVAILLQRYYFASAKELMRINGTTKSFVANHLAEAIAGVVTIRAFKEEERFFVKTFELIDINASPFFHNFVANEWLIQRLETISAIVLASSALCMVLLPPGTFSSGFIGMALSYGLSLNITLVSSIQYQCTLVNYIISVERLNQYMHIPSEAPEILKENRPPVNWPSRGKVEIHDLQIRYWKDSRLVLRGINCTFEGGHKVGIVGRTASGKSTLISALFRLVEPAGGRIVVDGVDICKIGLHDLRSRFGVIPQDPTLFNGTVRYNLDPLCQHTDQEIWQVLGKCQLQEAVKEKDXGLDSLVVEDGSNWSMGLRQLFCLGRALLRKSKILVLDEATTSIDNATDMILQKTIRTEFANCTVITVAHRIPTVMDCTMVLAISDGKLVEYDKPMNLMKNEGSLFGKLVKEYWSHYHSPQSH, from the exons ATGAAGGATATCTGGACTGTGTTTTGTGGGGCACCTGGTTGTTCGAACGATAATGGGAAGTTCTGCTATCCTGATTTTGGGTCGATGACAGATCCTTCATCCTGTATCAATCATGTGTTGATAATTTGTTGTGATGTTATACTTCTGCTCATCTTCTTATACAATCTGTTTTCGAAGACATCCTTAAGAACTACCAATATTCCAGCGCGTTTTCAGGGGTTTTCGCGTTTGCAGTTGATTTCTGCCATTTTTAATGGCTTCCTAGGATTATTATATTTGGCATTTGGATTTTGGATTTTAGAAGATAAGGTGATG AAAACCCACAGTTCATTACCTCTACACTGGTGGTTATTAATCATGTTTCACGGAATGACATGGTTATTAGTAAGTTGTACCACAAGTCTTCGAGGAAAATATTTCTCAAGAACCCCCCTGaagattttgtcaatttttgcTTTTATCTTTGCTGGGGTTACTTGCGGTTTCTCTCTTTTTGCTGCCATTCTTGTCAAAAGGGCATCATTGAAGATAGCTTtagatatattctcttctttagGAGCATGTTTATTGTTGTTATGCACCTATAAAGAGCTAAAGGAGGAAGATCCCATTGGAAATGACCTTTATGCTCCCTTAAATGGAATTAGTAAAAGTAATTCAATTAGCTCCGTCACTCCATTTGCTAAGGATGGATTCTTGAGTAAAATATCATTTTGGTGGTTGAATCCGCTGATGAAGAAGGGGAAGAAAAAAACTCTTCAAGATGAGGATATACCTAGATTGCGTGAGTCCGATTGTGCAGAATCGTGTTACTTAATATTTGAGGAGCTATTGAACAAACAGAAACAAGTTGATCCCACTTCCCAGCCATCAGTTTTGAAGACAATTTTCATATGTCACCGGATAGAAATTATTGTTTCAGGATTCTTCGCACTGCTGAAAGTAGTCACTGTGTCAGTAGGCCCTTTGCTTCTTAATACCTTTATTCAGGTTGCTGAAGGAAATGCAAGTTTCAGAAATGAGGGGCTTTTCTTTGCCATTCTGCTTTTCATTTCAAAGAGCTTGGAATCCTTAGCACAAAGACAGTGGTATTTCAGGTGCAGACTAATTGGTCTTAAAGTGAGGTCATTACTTACAGCTGCTATTTATAGGAAGCAAATTAGATTATCTAATGCCTCCAAGCTGATGCATTCAAGTGGTGAGATTATGAACTATGTTACTGTGGATGCTTATCGTATTGGAGAGTTTCCTTTTTGGCTGCATCAAACCTGGACAACAACTGTCCAGCTCTGCCTTGTACTTATAATTCTCTTTCACGCTGTTGGTGTAGCAACTATTGCATCCTTGGTAGTGATTATACTCACTGTGCTGTGGAATACTCCCCTTGCAAAGTTACAACATAAGTTCCAGACCCAGTTAATGGTTGCACAAGATGATAGGCTAAAAGCTATTTCTGAGGCTCTTGTTAGTATGAAGGTTCTAAGATTATATGCATGGGAAGCCCATTTCAAAAATGTTATCCGAATTTTGAGGCAAGTAGAAGAAAAGTGGTTATCAGCTGTTCAGTTGCGTAGATCATATAATAGCTTCCTTTTCTGGTCATCTCCTGTTTTGGTTTCTGCTGCTACTTTTGGGACTTGTTATTTCCTTGGTATTCCAC ATTTTACCTTTGTAGCAACTTTACGCCTGGTTCAGGAGCCTGTTAGAACAGCTCCGGACGTTATTGGTGTGGTAATTCAAGCAAAGGTCTCCTTTGAGAGGATTGTCAAGTTCCTTGAGGCATCTGAGCTGGAAATGAGACAAAAACACATCAGAAGCACAAATCATGCTGTACTCATCAAATCTGCTAATCTTTCATGGGAAGAGAACCCATCGCGACCAACACTCAGAAACATTAATCTTGAGGTTAAACCTGGTGAGAAGATTGCTATATGTGGGGAAGTGGGCTTAGGAAAGTCATATCTTCTGTCAGCAATTCTGGGAGAGGTTCCAAGTATACAAGGAACA GTTCAAGTATATGGAACAACTGCCTACGTCTCTCAATCAGCATGGATTCAGACAGGGACAATACAAGAGAATATATTGTTCGGTTCTCCATTGGATAGCCAGAGATACCAGCAAACCTTGGAGAAGTGTTCACTGTTTAAAGATTTCGAGATACTACCTTATGGTGATCTCACAGAAATAGGAGAAAGAGGAGTCAATCTTAGTGGTGGACAAAAGCAGAGAATTCAACTTGCTCGTGCTTTGTATCATGATGCAGATATATATCTCTTGGATGATCCCTTTAGTGCTGTAGATGCCCATACCTCGACAAGCCTCTTCAAC GAATACATCATGGGAGCTCTTTCCGGGAAAACTATCTTACTTGTGACTCATCAAGTTGATTTTCTTCCTGCATTCAATTTGGTTCTG TTAATGTCAGATGGAGAAATTTTACGCTCAGCTTCATATGATCAGTTATTGGCCTCGAGCAAAGAATTTCAAAACTTGGTTAATGCACACAAAGAGACTGTTGGTTCAGAAAGGATTTCAGAGGCTTTTTATTCACCAAGAAGTGATACTTGTTcaagagaaattaaaaataaagatagtgGTGAACAACCAAAAACCTCTGGAGGAGATCAGTTGATCAAGCAAGAGGAGAGGGAAGTTGGAGACACTGGATTTAAGTCTTATGTTCAGTATTTGAATCAAAAtaaaggatacttgttctttgcCATAGCTGTTGTTTCGCAACTTGCGTTTGTGGCCAGTCAGATATTACAGAACTCCTGGATGGCTGCAAATGTTGAAAATCCTGAAGTTAGCACTTTGAGACTGATTTCAGTTTACTTGCTAATTGGATTTGTATCCACACTATTTTTGCTTTCTAGATCTCTATCAACTGTTCTTTTGGGTTTGCAATCTTCAAAGTCCTTGTTCTCACAGCTACTAAATTCTCTCTTCCGTGCACCTATGTCATTTTATGATTCCACACCTTTGGGAAGGATACTAAGCAGG GTCTCATCAGATTTGAGTATAGTTGATCTTGATGTCCCATTCTACTTGATTTTTGCGGTTGCATCTACCACAAacttttattctaattttacaGTACTAGGTGTTGTTACTTGGCAAGTTTTGCTTGTCTCCATCCCTGTGGTTTATGTGGCCATTCTCTTACAG AGATACTACTTTGCATCTGCCAAAGAGTTGATGCGGATCAATGGAACTACCAAATCATTTGTGGCAAACCATCTTGCTGAAGCCATTGCTGGAGTTGTGACTATAAGGGCATTCAAGGAGGAAGAGAGATTTTTTGTGAAAACGTTTGAACTAATTGATATAAATGCCAGTCCTTTCTTCCACAATTTTGTAGCAAATGAGTGGCTGATTCAACGTCTGGAAACTATTAGTGCAATTGTTCTTGCTTCCTCAGCACTTTGCATGGTTTTACTTCCTCCTGGGACTTTCAGCTCTG GATTTATTGGGATGGCTTTATCTTATGGTCTTTCCCTAAACATAACCCTTGTTTCTTCCATTCAATATCAATGCACTTTGGTGAACTATATCATTTCTGTGGAAAGACTTAACCAATATATGCATATACCAAGTGAAGCTCCTGAAATTTTAAAAGAGAACCGTCCCCCAGTCAATTGGCCTTCGAGGGGTAAAGTTGAAATTCATGATTTGCAG ATAAGATATTGGAAGGATTCCAGACTTGTTCTTAGGGGGATCAACTGTACATTTGAAGGAGGTCATAAAGTTGGTATTGTTGGACGAACTGCCAGTGGGAAGAGTACACTCATAAGTGCACTATTCCGACTAGTGGAGCCTGCAGGTGGAAGGATTGTGGTTGATGGAGTAGACATTTGTAAAATTGGTCTTCATGATTTGAGGTCCCGTTTCGGGGTAATACCTCAGGATCCTACTCTTTTCAATGGAACAGTGAGATACAATTTAGATCCCCTATGTCAGCATACTGACCAGGAAATTTGGCAG GTTCTTGGGAAATGTCAGCTACAAGAGGCAGTTAAGGAAAAAGATTAAGGGCTTGATTCCTTGG TTGTAGAAGACGGGTCAAACTGGAGCATGGGGCTGCGACAGCTGTTCTGTTTGGGGCGTGCTCTTTTGAGGAAAAGCAAGATTTTGGTGCTTGATGAAGCGACAACATCAATTGACAATGCCACCGATATGATATTGCAGAAAACTATCAGGACGGAATTTGCTAACTGTACTGTAATTACAGTTGCCCATAGAATACCAACAGTAATGGATTGTACAATGGTTCTGGCCATTAGTGACG GAAAACTAGTGGAGTATGATAAACCTATGAATCTTATGAAGAATGAAGGTTCACTCTTTGGGAAGCTCGTTAAAGAGTACTGGTCTCATTATCACTCACCGCAATCACATTGA